Genomic DNA from Myxococcus guangdongensis:
TCCAGCAGGGCGAGAGTCCTGTCGATCGACTCTGGGGTGCGGTTCCTCTTCGCTATCAGGTTCCGGCGGACCTCTTCGAGGACGCGGTCACTCCAATACGGCTGGATGAGACCCGCCGAAGCGACGCGCAACAAGGTGTCGCGCGTCACTCCCGAGAAGAACACGTTCGCGTCGATGAACACCCGAAAGACCGCTGGGAACACGCCCCACCCCGCAGCGGACCGGCGTGCTTCGACCGGCCCTAGCTGTAGTAATCCTCGTCGTCTTCACTGAGCTGCGTGAGCTCTCGAAGACCACTCGCCCTTGCCTCGTCCCGCTGCTGCTTATAGCGCAGGAGGTCCTCGAAGAGGATGCGTCGATGCTTGACGCTTCGGGTGTATTTGATTTTCCCGGACTCACACAGATTGACGAGCCCCTGGCGCGAGATGTTGAGGAAGTCCGCTGCTTGCTGCGTGGTCAGCGCCTTCCTTGAGGGCACGATGCTCACCGGCTCACCCTTGGCGAGCGAGGCGAAGAGCGTGCGCAGCAACTCCGCGGCCTCTGGCGGCAATTCGACCTGAGCGCCGTTCGGGAAGAGCAGGACCGGCGACTTCGGGCGGGCCCCTGACGCGGCCTTCCCCTGGACGAGCTGCCGATGGATCTGCTCGGCGATGGGGCGCTTCTCGGGCGGAAGCGCGACGGGGTCGTCGAGGTCGGTCAGCATGCGAGCACTCCCCTACAGCAACAAAGGAATCCCTGTTTATTCAGGGGTTTGAATCGGTCGGCTTCGATTCAAAATCGCTAAATTCGCCAACCTGATTTAAACAGGCCACCTGCTTCTGTCAAACCCGTCAGTGCCCCAGGCTGTCCACTCCTCGCAGCGGGCGCATCAGCGCGGAGACGAGTCGCTCGCGGCGCACCACGAACTCGGCCGTGCCCGTCATTCCTGGGCGCAGCTTCACGGGCACTCCCGCCGTGGAACGCGGCGCCTCCGGCACCCTCACGTCCACTCGATAGGGCGAGGCTCCCAGCGTGTCGTCCTGCCTCCTCGTCGTGTCCCCCGCGACGCGTGACAACTCTCCCAACAACACACCGAAGTCCTGGAACGGATAGCCGTCCAGCTTGATGCGCACCGCCTGCCCCTCTCGCAGGAAGGTGATTCCCTCCGACGTCACCGCCGCGCGCACCACCAACGCATCCTCCGACGGCACCACCAACCCCAACACACTCCCCGCCTGCACCACGTCCCCCCGGTCGAACACCGTCAGCCCCTGCACCGTCCCCGCTCGCGGCGCCACCACCTCCCACCTCGCCACCTCCAGCCGCGTCTCCTCCAGCTCCCCCTCGTACCGCTCCAGCTCCACCTTCGCCGCCGCCAACGCTGCGCCGTCCGCCAACGACGCCACCCTCGCGTCTCCCTCCAACCCTCGCTGCTCCAACTCCAGGCGCCCCAGGCTCGCCTCCAGCTCTCGCGCCGCCGCCCTCGCCGCTTCCACCTGTGAGCGCGCGACCTCCGCCTGCATCGCCGCGTTCTCCACCTCCACCGACGCCACGAACTCCTTCGCCTTCAGTTGCTCGGCCTGCCGCGCATCCCTCGCTCGCGCCTCCGCCTCCCGCTCCTTCGCGCTCACCTGCGCTCGCGCCGCCTCCAGTCGCGCCACCGTCTCCACCGCCGTCGCCTTCCGCACGCGCACCTGCATCCCGTACGCGTCCGCTCGCGAGGCCACCAGCGCCTCCAACATCGACACCCGCCCTCGCGCCTCCGCGACCTGCTGTTCGAGCAGCTTCTTTCGCGTCCGCACCTGCGCGTCATCCAGGCGCAGCAGCACCGCGCCCTGCTCCACCTGCTGCCCCTCTCGCACCGAGATGTCCGCCACCACCCCCGAGCGCTGTGCCTGGACTCGCGCTGTCTCACCCACCGGCGCCACCACCGCCTGTGCTCGCACCACCACGTCCAGCTCGATGAAGAACAACGCGCCGAAGCCCAGCAGCGCCAGCCCCGCGCACACCAGGTACAGCGTCCGCAACACCTGCCGCGTCCTCGGGAAGTCGAGCACCGGCAACAGCTCGCGATAGGTGTCCTCACTCACCGCCATGCCCCACCTCCGCGCCATGGCGCTTCCAGTTCGGCGTCGCCTGCGCGAGCGCGCTGTACAGCTTGCCCTGCGCCGACATCAGCGACTCGTGCGTCCCCATCTGCGAGATGCGCCCCTCGTTCATCACCACGATGCGGTCCGCGTGCTGCAACGTCTGCAACCGATGGCTGATGATGAGCGTCGTCCGCCCTCGCACGATGTCTCGCAGCCGGTCGTGAATGGCCTGCTCCGCCAACGGGTCCAGCGCCGCCGTCGCCTCGTCGAAGATGAGGATGCGTGGGTCCGTCACCAACGCCCTCGCGATGATGACCCGCTGCCGCTGCCCTCCCGACAACGTCAACCCACGCTCCCCCACCAACGTCTGGAACCCATACGGCAGCTCCGTGACGAAGTCGTACGCCCCCGCGAGCTGCGCCGCCCTCACCACCGCCTGCTCCGTCACCGGACGCCCACAGGCGATGTTGTCGAACACCGTGCCGGAGAACAGCTGCGTCTCCTGCGTCACCATCCCTATCTGCCCACGCACCGACTCGGGCGTCACGTCCCGCAGGTTGTAGCCGTCAATCGAGACCGTCCCCTCGCTCGGGTCGTGCAACCGCAACAGCAGCCGCACCAGCGTGCTCTTCCCACACCCCGACGGCCCCACCAGCGCCACCACCTCGCCCGGCGCGAACTCCAAATCCAACCGCTCCAACGTGTTGGACTCCCTGCCACTCCCATAGCGGAAGCTCACCCCGCGAAACCGCAGGTGTCCCTTCACCCTCGGCAGCTCCAACACCGCCGAGGCCCGCTTGTCCCCCTCCCCCGCCACCTCCTGCACCGCCCCCACCCGCTCCAGATGCGCTAGCACCCGCTGGTAGTCCCGCCACTGCGTCGCCAGTCGCACCAGCGGCCCGCTCATCTGCCGCGCGAACAACGTCGCCGCGATGAGCGCCCCCACCGTGAGTTCCCCGCGCAGCACCGCCCTCGAGCCCACCCACAACACCAGCGCGCTGCCCATCAGGTCCAACGTCTGCGACACACTCGCGCCAATCGCCCCGTGCATCGCCGCCTTGAAGCCGTGCTGCAGCGAAGGCGCCAACAGGCGCTGCATCGTGCGCAGGAAGGGCAGCTCCAGCGCATGCGCCTTGAGCGACTCGAAGCCCTTGAACGAGTCCATCAAGTGCGTCTGGTACAGGTCATGCTGTGACAGGTACGCCACCATGTGGTTGCGCACCTGCCGCCCCACCACCGCCGACACCAACAGGTGCAACGGCATCAGCGCCAACGCCAGCACCGCCAACACCGGCGAGTACAGCGTCAACACCGCCGCCGTGCTCAACACCAACGCCACGTCGATGGTGATGGCGATGGCGTTGTCAACGATGAACCCGCGCACCAACCCCACCTCGAGGAACCGGTTGAGGATGTCGCTCGTCGTGAAGCGCTGGAACAGACCCGAGGCCCCATCCAGGATTCGCCGGTACAGCGTCTCCACCACGTCGCGCTCGATGCGCGTGGACGCCTCCAGCACCAGGTAGCTGCGCGCATAGGACAACACTCCGGACACGACCGCCGTCCCGAGCAATCCCACGAGCAGCACGTCGAGCAGCGCCGTGTCCGCCCGCATCAACACCCGGTCGATGACGACCTGACTCCCCAGCGGGAACGCCAGCGCCAGCACCTGCAACAGCAGCGACAGCCCCACCAGCTCCGCGATGGCCCAGCGATAGGGACGCAGCAGCACCGAGAAGCGCCCGAGCGCGGACTGCTCGCGCTGCTTCGGAGCCAGCGGCGCCACCGCCGTCGTCATCCGGTCCGATGGCTTGAGCAGCAGCAACATCCCCTTCCACGAACGCTCGAACTCCTCTCGCGGAATCGTGCGCGTCGCGAACGAGGGGTCCCCCACCACGACCCCCTTGCGCGTCACCCTCCACACCACGACGAAGTGATGCCGGTCCTGCAGGTGCGCGATGGCTGGCAGATCGACTGAGTTCAAGAGCCCCCAGTCCGCCTGGATACCCGTGGTGATGAACCCGAGCTGCTCCCCCGTGCGCGAGAGGTCCAACAGGCTGGTGCCATAGCGGCTCACGCCCGCCAGCTTCATCAGCGAGGGGTAGTCCAGCTCATGGCCGTAGTACCTCGCCACCATGCGCAGGCACGCGGCCCCACAGTCCATGTGCTCCTGCTGTCGGTAGAACGGCACCGGCTTCCATCCCGGCGCGGAGCTGGGTCGCTCGGGCAGTTCCAGGGAGGATTCGTCCTCCGTGGGCGCCTCGGACGGCGCGCTCACGTCCGTGAGCACCACGTGCGGCCAGCGGTTGAACTGCGCGCTGCTGCGAGTCACCCGTCGCCCCAGTGCCCTGCGGACTCCTGGGAAGCGCAGCAAAACCTCGGCCGTGGCCCCTCGGGGCGCGGACAACAACGTGCTCGGCTCCAGCGCCGTCGCCGCGGCGAAGACGGGCGCATCCAAGAGCAGTGCATCCAGCGCGAAGTCCTCGCCCGGCCCGAGGGCCCGCTCCCCGTAGCGGACCGAGCCCTCACGCAGCACCCACCACTCCGCCGCCGTGGCCCCCGCGGGTATGAGCGCCGTGCCCTCCGCCACCGTACTCTCACGGAAGCACGCCGCGAGCCGCAGCGCGCCCTCCGGCTCCACGTCCTCCACGAACAGGTCCAGCAACGCCCTCCGCAGCGCGGGGCACAGCAGCGCCTTCAGCCCACCCGTCTCGTCGAGGGCCAGCGCATCCGTGAACGCCGCACCAGGGACCTCCAGCACCCGCGCGCCGCTGCTCGCCACCACGTCGAACCCGTGCGTCGCTCCCGCGTCACGCGCGTGCGTGCCGTACAGCTCACCCGCCGCCACATGGGTCACCCGGAGGAACGCACCGTGGCTCGCGCCCAGGTGCCCCATCACGAGCATCCCCTCGAGCACCAGGAGCACCGAGTCACACGGCTGCCCTCGCGTCACCACCAACTCCTGCGGCGCGAAGACACGGATGCGCCCCGCGCTCTCCAGATGGCGACGGACCTCGTCCGGCAGGATGCGCAGCACCCCGGATACACGACGTAACTCCAGGGCCGAGACCTCGGCGCTGTCCGCGAGCATGCTCATCATCGACACCTGTCAGCCAGGACGGCCCGCACCCCGGACACACGTCGTGCATCCGAGGCGAACGTCTCGACGCTGTCCGCGAGCACGCTCATGGCGCCGCCACTCAATCCTCCACGGTGAAGACGAGCGGCCCCTCGTCCGGGCCGTAGAAGTCGAGCAGCTCGCGGTGGTACGCCATCGTCAATCGGCAGAAGGTGATGAGCCTGCGACGGATGCGCGCCTGGTCCGCCGCGGTCAGCGGCCCCGAATCCGCGAACGGCTCCCGCCCGAACTGGTCGTGGTCATCACTGCAGTCCCCCACGTCATGGTCCCGGAAGGGCCCGAACGCCTCCACCGGCAACACTCCGTGCTCGGTGAAGCGCTCCCAGAACTTCCCCACCGTGGCCAGCGCCGTCGGGTCACCCTCCCCCACGCCGATGCAAGCCGAGTACGACAGTGGATCCGCCATGCCCAACCACCGCAGGTGGTTGATGAGCGCCTGCATCGCAATCAACGGAGACGCCCGCTCCAGGTCCGCCTCCGTCAACCCCGCCGCGAGCAACCCGCGCTTCAACCACGCGTGGTGCCAGTACTCGAACGACAGGTGCTCGCTCAGGATGGT
This window encodes:
- a CDS encoding helix-turn-helix domain-containing protein; translated protein: MLTDLDDPVALPPEKRPIAEQIHRQLVQGKAASGARPKSPVLLFPNGAQVELPPEAAELLRTLFASLAKGEPVSIVPSRKALTTQQAADFLNISRQGLVNLCESGKIKYTRSVKHRRILFEDLLRYKQQRDEARASGLRELTQLSEDDEDYYS
- a CDS encoding HlyD family efflux transporter periplasmic adaptor subunit; the protein is MAVSEDTYRELLPVLDFPRTRQVLRTLYLVCAGLALLGFGALFFIELDVVVRAQAVVAPVGETARVQAQRSGVVADISVREGQQVEQGAVLLRLDDAQVRTRKKLLEQQVAEARGRVSMLEALVASRADAYGMQVRVRKATAVETVARLEAARAQVSAKEREAEARARDARQAEQLKAKEFVASVEVENAAMQAEVARSQVEAARAAARELEASLGRLELEQRGLEGDARVASLADGAALAAAKVELERYEGELEETRLEVARWEVVAPRAGTVQGLTVFDRGDVVQAGSVLGLVVPSEDALVVRAAVTSEGITFLREGQAVRIKLDGYPFQDFGVLLGELSRVAGDTTRRQDDTLGASPYRVDVRVPEAPRSTAGVPVKLRPGMTGTAEFVVRRERLVSALMRPLRGVDSLGH
- a CDS encoding peptidase domain-containing ABC transporter, giving the protein MMSMLADSAEVSALELRRVSGVLRILPDEVRRHLESAGRIRVFAPQELVVTRGQPCDSVLLVLEGMLVMGHLGASHGAFLRVTHVAAGELYGTHARDAGATHGFDVVASSGARVLEVPGAAFTDALALDETGGLKALLCPALRRALLDLFVEDVEPEGALRLAACFRESTVAEGTALIPAGATAAEWWVLREGSVRYGERALGPGEDFALDALLLDAPVFAAATALEPSTLLSAPRGATAEVLLRFPGVRRALGRRVTRSSAQFNRWPHVVLTDVSAPSEAPTEDESSLELPERPSSAPGWKPVPFYRQQEHMDCGAACLRMVARYYGHELDYPSLMKLAGVSRYGTSLLDLSRTGEQLGFITTGIQADWGLLNSVDLPAIAHLQDRHHFVVVWRVTRKGVVVGDPSFATRTIPREEFERSWKGMLLLLKPSDRMTTAVAPLAPKQREQSALGRFSVLLRPYRWAIAELVGLSLLLQVLALAFPLGSQVVIDRVLMRADTALLDVLLVGLLGTAVVSGVLSYARSYLVLEASTRIERDVVETLYRRILDGASGLFQRFTTSDILNRFLEVGLVRGFIVDNAIAITIDVALVLSTAAVLTLYSPVLAVLALALMPLHLLVSAVVGRQVRNHMVAYLSQHDLYQTHLMDSFKGFESLKAHALELPFLRTMQRLLAPSLQHGFKAAMHGAIGASVSQTLDLMGSALVLWVGSRAVLRGELTVGALIAATLFARQMSGPLVRLATQWRDYQRVLAHLERVGAVQEVAGEGDKRASAVLELPRVKGHLRFRGVSFRYGSGRESNTLERLDLEFAPGEVVALVGPSGCGKSTLVRLLLRLHDPSEGTVSIDGYNLRDVTPESVRGQIGMVTQETQLFSGTVFDNIACGRPVTEQAVVRAAQLAGAYDFVTELPYGFQTLVGERGLTLSGGQRQRVIIARALVTDPRILIFDEATAALDPLAEQAIHDRLRDIVRGRTTLIISHRLQTLQHADRIVVMNEGRISQMGTHESLMSAQGKLYSALAQATPNWKRHGAEVGHGGE